In Ammospiza caudacuta isolate bAmmCau1 chromosome Z, bAmmCau1.pri, whole genome shotgun sequence, the genomic stretch GTCTCAGTGAACCAAATAATAAACAGCAACAAGAGGCAGAAAACATACTTACAATTCCGTAACATCTTCCAGCACCATATCTGAAAATCTAGTTTCAACGAAAATAAGCCCCAGATTTTACAACTAGACTATTTAATgctattttcattttatgtcaATATGTGATTTTACCTTAAATTTGAAAATATCAGAATACAACTGATCCATAAAAAAAAAGGTCTATTCAGTGAACCCAAAACTCTGAAGAGCTATAAATTACTTAGGCCAGAGCATAAAGCAGGCAGCCTTAAACGTCCATAAAAGGATACTGACAAAGTCATCAAATCCTAGAAGTGTCCCAACAATTTCTTTGTCGCTCTTCATCACAATGTGAATACGTGAACCGATGCACTTGTCCACAAGTTCTGCAGATACACAGAAAAGTATACGTTCTACAAAGCAAGGGTTTCGTGCCTTACGGGGTTTCTTGAGTTTATTTACACAAACAGACACATTCCACACAACCTTACACACCCCTCCTCCACCCTCCCACACAAACCAGACACTCTCCCATACCCCCCCGACATCTTTACATCCATCCCCACTCCCACCGGCCTCCCTCAGACagtcccacagccccacacctcATCCCCCACACCGATCCCCTACTCACACCCCCCTTTCCGCGGGCCCCAGACCCCGATATCCTCGCGGGCCGCGCGCGGGCCCCGCCGCCTGGCGCTCCCGCCCTCCCGCTTCCCGCCAGGCGCCGGCGCAGCTCGGCCCCTGGAGGGGCCCGCAGCCGCCCCGACCCCCGGAGAGGGACCCCGCCCCGGGCCCTGGCTGGGAATCCCGGGAATTCGTTACCGAGCGGCAGGAGCTGGGACGGGTTGGACACCGCGCTGGCCGCCATGTCGGAACCGGCCCTGGCGAATGGCCGCCGCCACACATGAAGGGCATGGCCGGCAGCCGCTCCGCCCGCAGCACCGCCCGCAGCACCGcccacaggggcagggctgggccggCAGCCGCGCCCGCGTTCCCCTCGCTGGGCGGACCTGTCCCAGGAGTCGCTCTCTGCGCTGCCTCCAGGTAGAGACGAGACTTGAAGGAaatccccccttttccccctcccttctCGTCCTGCTGGCCCAACCGAGCAGCGCCGCCGGTATCGATGTGCCCCCGCGCCAGGACCGCGGACTGTGTAGTGTGCGCTGTGATGGCTCAGCTGCTACAGCATCACGGAAGAAggcaggttggaaaagatctctggGATCACCGAGGCCGATCCCACGAATCCCACCATGTAAACAAAAACatagcactgagtgccacatccagtctctCCTTAAATAACTCCAGGGACACTGACTTTACCACCCCCTTGGGCAGatcttctgtgaagaaattctttctaaTGTCCAACATAAACCTCCCCAGCACAGATTGAGgctgtcctcttgttctgtcacttgCTACCTGGGAGAAAGAGACTAACCCCTGCCTGTCTACAACCTGCTTTCGGGCAGGTGTGGAGAGTAGTAAGTCCCCcgaatttccttttcttgacACTAAACaacccagctctctcagcagctcctcagggcgCTTGAGCTCAAGGCCCTTCatcagctctgttgcccttctctggactcactccagcacctcaatatCCTTCTTGCAGAGAGGGGCCTGTTGCCAGATGAAGAATTGTTTGCGCAGTGGGTGGGTTAATACAATGCTTATTCTTCAAAAACCGTTGACCTGTGGAACTGCCCAATGCTTATTCTGTAGGAAGAAGAATTGGAAAGCAACCAGCCCAGTTGTGCCAACTTTTGCCAGTTCACTAGGCTGTCAGCTATGACTTTGGAGTCCCTGACCACCAGGGACCACCAAAGAGACCCCCAAGACAGAAGAACACATGGAGAAAGGGGAGGGAACATATGTTAAGGACTTCAGAGAAATGATTCTCATATGTATGTTTCTTCTAGGAAATCCTGTCAATGTGTATGTAAAATACAGTGCATAAACTAGAGCTCTGTACTCAGCATGAATGAGATTTTGGAGGAGCTATCCCCTCATGCATTCCAGCTCAATAAAGAATGCTGTCTTCTTAATGCTGCATTAGTGTTaaggagtttttatttttactgacTTTTGGTAACAGGCCCACAGCTGAACATAGGACTCAATTGTGGTCTCACCAATGCTGAGCATAGGGGGGCAAtcactgcctgctgctgctggccccgcTCTTTTATGTGAAGATTTTCATTTCCCACATTTGTCAGTTGACTCACTAGAGATGTGTGTGGGAGGTTTTTGAAGCCTTTCAGTAACTTAATCCCACCACCATTCCCAGCTGGCTTCATCTGTATGCAGTAGGCGCCCGGGCCAGAGACAGCCCTCTGGGCCTCCTGGGCATGGGGAGTGCTGCACAAGGGGGCCACTGGCTACCACCCTGCATCACAGGAAGCCCCCAGACCTGCTCAGAGAAGGAGGTGCTCACTGGAACTGTGGACACTGGGGTCACTGGCCCTCACCCCTTCTCCacctgctcctgtcctgctgggcacaggcaccAGCTGGCatcacaggagctgtgccagggaaaatGGGCCTTGAAGGCGCAGGCAGCGCTCCTGTAGGGGCAGAACAGCACTCAATGGATATGGGGAGTATTCTGCTGGTACGGAGGGAGATAGGAGGGCATTGACCACAGCTttgcagaggggagggagggccCTGACTCTTTCGTTGCCGTGAAAACTGTCAGCAAGGTAACACCGAATGCCATTGATCCTCCATATTCCAGCTGCTGAGATGGCCATTGTTCTGTGAAGGTAACCATTTCAGCATCCCTAACTTGTTTCTCCAGGCTCCGTGCAAGGATGTGCCAGTTTTGTCCTGACACCAACGTTTAATTTTGCATGTGAAAATGAACTGGCATTGGCGGTCTAACTTGCTGTCCTTACTTATTGcaattcttattttcatttcctttctggTATTTCACAAGAGGCATTGAACCCTAGATGTATCCACTTTTTAACATCACATCATCTACACTACATGCTCTTCTGTGCCTGTTTGCTTTCTCCCAGCTTCTACTTTCAATATTACTTTGGGAGCCTTTGAATTTTTAGGGCCAAAAACCTCACTTCATTAAGATCAAAGTGCAGTCTTTTCCTCTTGTTCAAACTCCTCTTGTCCCAGGTGGTTTCCTCCTGTTCCATGGACCTTGCTCTCTGTATCTCATTTGGGCACTAAGACTCTTTTTTAGAGCTAGGATTTCTATGT encodes the following:
- the LSM5 gene encoding U6 snRNA-associated Sm-like protein LSm5 isoform X2 yields the protein MAASAVSNPSQLLPLELVDKCIGSRIHIVMKSDKEIVGTLLGFDDFVNFQIWCWKMLRNLRSHLRAEESQSWTRFCSMEIT
- the LSM5 gene encoding U6 snRNA-associated Sm-like protein LSm5 isoform X1 codes for the protein MAASAVSNPSQLLPLELVDKCIGSRIHIVMKSDKEIVGTLLGFDDFVNMVLEDVTEFEITPEGRRITKLDQILLNGNNITMLVPGGEGPEV